The genomic region TCAAAATTTGGTAAAAATGAAAAAGATACTGGTGCAACAAAAGTTCAAATTACAATTTTAACAGAAGATATTAATAATTTAACAACACACTTGAAAGTCCATCAAAAAGATATTGTTTCAAGAAGAAGTTTATTACAAAAAGTAGCGCAAAGAAAACATTTACTTGCTTACTTAACTAAAAATGACTTTAATGAATATAAAATCATCATTAAAGAATTAGGAATTAGAAAATAAAGTTTAAGAATTTTAAACTTTATTTGTAAATTATTAAGACAAGTGTAATAAATTGGTCGCATAAAAAAGATTAGGGTTTTAATTAATATCAAATAAAATTTGGCGTCCTGTACGATGAGCCGGTAAAAAACAATTCTTGTGAGATTGTTTTTTATTTTTAATTTGTTATAATTTTATTAACTTTTTATGATTTAGTTTTACAGTATACAATTAAAATAATTAAAAGGAGTGAAAGGTATGGCATTAATTAGTAATGAGAAAATTGATTTAATTAGATCAAAAGTAAATATTGTTACAGTAATGTCCGAGTATTTATTGCTTGAAAAACGGGGTCGCAATTATTGAGCGGTTTGTCCTTTTCATAAAGATTCCCACCCTTCAATGAGTATTTCACCAGAAAAACAAATTTATCGTTGTTTTGCTTGTTCGGCAGGGGGGAATGTTTTTACTTTTTTAAAAGAATATGAAAATATTAATTTTATTGAAGCTTTAAAAAAGGTTGCGGTGATGGCAAATATTTCGTTAGATGAATTAACCGTTTATCAAGAAAAACCAAAATACGATGCAACAGATCAGTTAATTTTTGAAATTAATGCCCTAGCAAGAGGTTACTTTAGTAATAATTTAGCAACAAAAAAAGGCCATGTGGCAAAAGAATATTTAACCCAGCGGAATATTAATAATAATGAAATTGAATTATTTCAAATTGGGTATGCGGAAAGCGGGTTTGATCATTTATGTCATTTTTTAATTAAAAAAGGATACACAATTAATGATATTCAGCAAACAGGATTAATTGCAATTAGGAATGATAAAGTATATGATTATTTTAATGAGCGAATAATGTTTCCAATTAAGAATGAAGATAATCATATTATTGGGTTTTCTGGGCGAATAATTGGTAGCACCAGCCAGGTTGCAAAATATCTTAATACGCCCGAAACGAAAGTATTTAAAAAAGAACAACTAATGTATAATATCCATCGGGCAAAACCTTTTATTCGCCAGCATAATAATCTAATTTTATTAGAAGGATATATGGATGTTATTAGCTTAGAAAAGTTAAATATTAAAAATACGGTTGCTTTAATGGGCACTAATTTAAGTGAGTACCACTTAAAGGAAATTAAAAAAATAACGCTGGAGTGTTTAGTTTTTTTAGATGGGGATAAAGCCGGGATTAATGCCAGCTTAAAATCCGCGGTGAAATTATTAAGTAATAAGGTCAAAGTTAAGATTGTCTTAAACGAAACTCAACAAGATCCTGATGAATTAGTTAATAGTGGGCAGGGTGAATTAATTCAGACAATGTTAAGCCAGGCAGAACATCCAATTAATTTTGCGCTGGATTATTTTAAAAATAAATTTAATTTACAAGTTGCCAATGAATTAGAGAAATTTATTAATATTGTTGCGCCCTTAATTAAAGCGAGCCCTAACCCGCTTGAACAAGAGTTAGCGATTAATAATTTAGTTACAATAACCGGAATTTCAAAAGCAACAATTACAATAAAAATTGAACAAATTAAAGGATATCAAAAAGGACCTTTAAATTCGCCAAGACCATTAACATCCCTGCCAAAAAGGGAAGATAATAACCAGCCGCTGCTGCGCTCACCAGCGAAGGTAAATTCAGCGCCGCTCAATACCATTATTGTTCAAAATACCAAATATAAAATTAAAAATTTAAAACGATATATTTTAGCCGAAGAAAAAATGTTATTACAATTACTTGCTTCGCGAAAAGCAGCGGATTTTTATCAAAAAAAAATTGGAAATTTAAATTTTGATGGTTATCGTTTGCTAGCAAACGATATAATTACTTATTATAATGAACATTTAGGGGTAGAAAATGTTAAAATTAATATATTGTGTGAAGAAATAAATGATCCTACTTTAAAAAAAATGTTACTGAATATTATTAATAAATCAACGATTAAAATTAAATATAATAAGAAAGAATTAGAAGACCATGCGCTTTTAATTGATGATTTTGCTAATGAAAAAGAGATTGCAATGTTATGAAATAAATTAGAAAAAGCAAATAATATGATTGAACAACAAGAAATTTCAATGGAAATTGATAAGTTGAATCAACGATTAAAATTTAAAAAGGGGTAGAGAGAATGGGATTATCAAAAAAAGAAGTCAGAGATATGAAATCTTTTGATGAATTTAAAGAATATATTGGTAAATATTTAGAAGAAAATAACAATGAAATTAAACAAGAAAAGTTAATAACTTTAATTAACGATCATTTTGAAGTGGATGATAATGATGTTGAAGAATACTTTGATGAATTAATCACCAATGGGGTGGAATTTCTTGATGTTAATTTAAAGGAAATTGAAGAAGCAGAAACTGTTGAGTTAGATAAAGTAGCCAAAAAAAAAGTCAATGAGAAATTGCGTTATAAAGTTGGTGGAATTTCGAATGAAACAAAAATTCAAGATATTATTAAAGCATACTTTAATATTCTAGGAACAAGTAAGATTTTAACGCGAGAAGAAGAAATTAAATATGCCAAAATGTTAGAATCAACTGATCCCGAGGAAAGACGCTTTGGTCGGGATAAATTAATTACTTCTAACTTAAAGTTAGTTGTTTCTGTTGCCCGAAAACATTTAAACCGGGGATTAGATTTTTCTGATTTAATTGAAGAAGGAAACATTGGGTTAATGAAAGCCGTTGATAAGTTTGATTATAAGCGTGGTTTTAAATTTTCGACTTATGCAACTTGATGAATTCGCCAAGCGACAACGCGAGCAATTGCTGATCAAGCGCGAACAATTCGGATTCCTGTTCATATGGTTGAAACAATTAATAAACTAATAAGAATTGAACGACAATTAACGCAAGAATTAGGGCGTGAACCAAGTTACAACGAAATTGCCGAAAAAATGGGGCAAGGAATGGTTGGCGAAAAAGTTCGTGAAATTAAAAGATTATCAATTGAACCAGTGTCATTAGAGAAACCAATTGGTGATGAGGATGACACTCATTTTGGTGATTTTGTCGATGATAAAGATATTTTTACCCCCGATGAATACGCCGAAAAAGAATCATTACGGGAAGTAATTGATGAAGTTTTTCATGAAATTTTATCAGCACGCGAAGAAAAAGTAATTAGAATGCGTTTTGGGTTGTTACCAACAAAATTACGAACAGTTTTACGATTAGCAAAGGAATGTGAAGATGAAACCTTTCCGAAGTTAGTGCAAACAGTTAAAGCCCTTGATATTCACTATGACACGCCAATTGAAAAAGTTCAGAGTCAAAAGAATACTTTAATTGATAAACATTTATCGAAATATGATTCACCAAAGACGTTAGAAGAAGTGGGGAAAGAATTTAAAGTTACCCGCGAACGAATTCGTCAAATTGAAGCGAAAACAATTCGTAAGTTTAAACCAAATCAAGCTAATTCAAAAGCAAAAGTATTAAAAGATTTTTTCAAAGGATAGAGGGTCTTAAAAATGGATAGATTGTCAGAACGTTTATTATTAATTGCCAAACAAGTTAATGATAAAGATATTATTTGCGATATTGGAACAGACCATGCGATGATTCCAATTTATTTAGCGAAAGGAAATTTAATTACCAAAGCTTATGCTTGCGATATTGCCGAACAACCACTAGTTCAAACGAAAAAGAATATTGCAAAATATCAACTTGAAGAAATTATTACCCCAATTTTAGCCGATGGATTAATGGGCCTTGCCAACATTAAAATTGATTCATGTATTATTTCGGGCTTAGGAAGTGCGACAATTTTAGGTATTTTTCAACAAGATTCTGATTTAATTGATCGTTATATTTTATGTCCAAATGATGACCCGATGTTATTACGGACATGAATTAAAAAACAAAAGTATTTTATTGAAAAAGAGTTATTATTGAAAGAAAATAATCTGATTTATGAAATTATTGTTGTCAATAAAGTTGCCGGGCGCAAAGTTAAAAATAAAAAAGATATTTTCTTTGGTCCCTGGTTACGAAAAGAAGCACATCAAATTTTTCAAGAAAAATGATTATTAAAAAAGGATTATTATTTAACATTGTTAAATCAAATTCCGCTTAAAACTGAGCGCCATCAGGAAATTAAGGCAAAAATAAAAATGATTAATACGGTGATATAATGTTAATTAAAAAAATATATCAAGAAATTGAAACTGATTTTCCCTTGAAAGCAGTTTGCAAATGAGATTATAGTGGTCATCAGTATGGTCGTACAAATAATTTTGCCACAAAAATTATTATTAGTTTAGATTTAACAAGTGAAGTTATTAATACCGCCATTGCTAAAAAGGCGAATGTGATTATTACGCATCATCCCTTTTGTTTTGGCAAGAAAAAAACCATCCATCGAATTCCATATAAACAAAAAATTATGAACTTATTGACCAAACATCAAATTACGGTCTATGCTGTTCATACGAATTATGATGGTTTAATGAATGAATTAATTTTACAAGAATTAAATTCGGTTAAAATTGTTTCTTTTAAGGGGGATGATTTAACAAAAGTTGGATATGTAACATTAACCGCGGATGAGATTATTGCAAAGTTAAAAACAATTTTTAACATTGAAACCGTCCAGCATAATTTAACAATACTAACGCAACCGATTACAACTGTTGCGTTAGCCGCTGGGGCAGCCGGGAATGTTATTACGAAAATTACGAAAGATGTTGATCTTTTTATTACGGGAGAAGTAAAATGAGATCAATGAATCTTAGCGAACGAGCAGCAATTAGCTGTTATTTGTTTTAACCATTATATGGAAGATTTTTTTACTACGGCATTTATGGGCTATCTAACTCGTAAGTTTCCAACTTTAACAATTATTCCTTATCATATAAAAAATATTATTAACTATCGTTAATAATATTTTTTATATTTGTTCTGTAAATTGTAAATACCAAATCATAAAAAGTTAATTATTAATTTAGTTAACTTTTTTAAGTTAATTTTTAAGTTAATTATAGGAGGTTGAAATTATGCAAATAAAGCAATATTTAATTTTGCGGTCTTAGTGAAAAAGTATGATAAAGATATTGTTATTAATACTGTCAATAAAATTGCAAATGATATTTAAATTAAAAAGTAAAGAATAAATTATCCCGCGTAATTTACAATCTTCAATTAACTTTCAATTACTTCCAACTGGTCGTTGTTGTAGTTTGGGTTCTGGTTTATTACTCGCCGTTTTCACTATTATTTGGTTTTTCACAACTAATTAATGATGTTGTAGTTGTTGCTTTTAATCCGATTGCTCCTAAAATATTTAAAATGTTATAATTATTGTACAATAATTATAACATTTTAAATATTTTAGGAGGTAAAGTGTGAAAAAGTATGAAAGATTAGATTTTAATGAAAGAGTAAATTTGGAAAAATTAAAAGATAATGAATTATTTAAAAAGAAAAATGAAACAATTAATATTCGAAAAATTGCTAAGCAAATGAATAGAGATTATAGAACTATTCGGCAAGAGTTAAATATGTTTGATAATATTAATGATTATAATGCTGCAAAAGCACAAAAAATACATGATAAAAATAAAAAACAATGTCGTAAATATTCAATGTTAAATTCACAATAATTAAGTCATTTTTCTAATGAATATAATAATTTTGATCGTTCGCCACAAAATATTATTACTTCGTATGAATTACAATATAATATAAAATTTGGTGTATGTTTTAAAACAATGTATAAATATATTAAATTAGGTTATTTTAATTTAAAAAAAGAAATGTTATATTTTAATTTACATTTCATAATATTTTTTCTTAATTTCCCGAAATAAATGGTTAACCCCTGACTTTGAAATCTCTAAACCAATTTCATTTTCTAATAGTGTTGATAAATCTTGTAATGAAGCATCCGGATTAGTGATTCGTAATAAAGCAACCTTTTTGGTATTTTCATTTAATTCATCAAACAAATTATGATCAATTAAATAATTGATCATAATGACTTGTTCTTCCCCCGCTTTTAGTGCTTTTTGTTGATTTGAAATTTCAATATTATTTAAACGATTAATGCTGTTAACCATATCCCGAGAAATACGCGTATTTTCAAATGTTAAAACACTATTAATTGCATCAATTAATTTTAAGAAATCCGAAACTAAAATTGAACATTTTAAATAACAAACATAACGGTCATGTCGAATAATAATCTTAAAAGGAAAATGAAATTTATGCAATAATTTTCGAAAATACTGTGCCGAAGCTTCAGCATTAAATTGAACCTCCAAATGATAATTACTTGTTTCGGGTGAATTAACACTCCCACAAGCAACAAAAATTCCCGCAATATATGCGCGTTGTTGGCGTTCATTTCATTCCGGAGGGATGGCAATGATTTTCTGATTAAGGTCAGCATCAAAAATATGCAAGTCTTTTAAAATTTCGGTTACTCGTTCCTTAATTCGTAAAATAAATGTTTTGTTCTTTTTTAACTTTGTATTTTGCACAATAATAATCTCAATGTTAACTTGATATAAATTTTTTAAAAAATTATAAATAGTACGAATAATAACATTACTAATTGAAGAAACTTCAAAATTAAAAAAATGATTACTAATTCTTAATATCATATTATATTTAACAAACCCCGTTAAAAAAGCTTTCTGATACATTTGGTCAAATTCTTTTTTAACGATTTCTTCTTTTACTTCCATGGCAAAACTCATCTTCATTCCCCTTTCTCCTTTAATAATACAGAAAAACCACTATTTTGGCATAGTGGTTTAATAATTAACCTTTTTGTTTAAACTCACGAACTTCTTGTTCGGTATCATGCATCGGATCAACTTTCACATCCCCATCAACTTTTCGAATAACAACATTTGCTAACTTAATAACAATTTCGTGTGCAATTGATAATTGCATATCTTCAAATAATTTGGCTGCTTCTTCAACATAAGCATGTAATGGATTTGTTTGGGCATAACTTCGTAAATAAATCCCACTTCGTAACTTACTTGCTTGATCAATGTGTTTTGTTCAATATTCATCAAACGAACTAATAATGGCATTTCGTTCAATTTGGTTCATCACATTCGGTGGCACATCTTCTGTTCGAGCTAAATAAAAATCATTCATTTTTGTTGAAACATACTTCGCCACTTTGTCGCGGGTCATTTTTTCCATTACGGCTTTATCTAATACATTTTCCGCCACAACTTTATCACTAACCCCTTTGATTAATTCATCATAATGAATAAATCATTCGCCATGTGATTGGTTTCCAAATATTTTTGTTAAATCATAAGCAGCTGAATATTGCATTTTTCTAATGATTGGTTTTAAATTATTCGCTGCTAAAATTTGATCACGGCACGTATACATCGCTTCCCGGTGTTGCGCTAAAACATTATCATAATCTAAAATATTTTTTCGTTGGTCAAAGTTCATTCCTTCCACTTTTTTCTGAGCATTAGAAATTGCTCTTGTCAACATTCGTGATTGAATAAAATCTGACCCTAAGCAACCAAACATACGACGTAAACGATCACCACCAAAACGCATCATTAGTTCATCATCTATTGCGACATAAAAACGCGAAAAGCCAGGATCACCTTGGCGTCCTGCCCGTCCGCGCAACTGATTATCAATCCGACGAGCTTCATTTCGTTCAACACCAAAAACTGCTAAACCACCAATTTCTTGGACACCCTCACCTAATTTAATATCGGTTCCCCGTCCAGCCATATTTGTTGCTAAAGTAATAGCTCCCTGTTCACCAGCCTTCACAATAATATCCGCTTCACGTTCATGGTTTTTGGCATTTAACATTTCAAATTTTAAATTAGCCTTTTGTAAATAATGCGAAACAATTTCTGATGAATCAACTGAAGTTGTCCCAATTAAGATTGGTTGACCTTTTTCATGCAAAGTAATAATTTCCTTCATCATTGCCTGCATTTTTGCATCACGATTGGCAAACATATAGTCTACTTCGTCTCGGCGAATTAACGGACGATTAGTTGGAACTTGAATTACCCGCATATTATAAATTTTAATAAATTCCTCTTCTTCTGTTTTTGCCGTTCCGGTCATCCCACTTAATTTATTATATAATCTAAAAAAATTTTGGTAAGTAATTGTCGCCATTGTCACTGTTTCTTGTTCAATATCAGCATGTTCTTTAGCTTGTAATGATTGTTGCAAACCATCACTATAAGCACGCCCTGGCATTAAACGACCCGTAAACTGGTCAACTAAAACAATTTCATGGTTTTGAACAACATATTCAACACCATTTTTAAAAACAAAATTAGCTTTTAAAGCATTCAAGATTAAATGATATAATTCTGTATTTTTAATATCAAATAAAGAATTAATTGAAAAAATATTTTCTGCCTTGGCAATTCCTTCTGG from Spiroplasma endosymbiont of Polydrusus cervinus harbors:
- a CDS encoding lipoprotein, which codes for MYNNYNILNILGAIGLKATTTTSLISCEKPNNSENGE
- the secA gene encoding preprotein translocase subunit SecA — its product is MAVSDRKIVKKHGKIADKIMVLDVTMQALSDDVLQAKTDEFKAKLADGATLDDILIEAFAVVREAARRILGLHAYRVQLIGGIVLHQGDVAEMKTGEGKTLTALMPTYLNALTGNGVHIVTVNEYLSRRDSEINGQVFNFLGLTVGLNARDITKDAKRAAYSCDIIYTTNAELGFDYLRDNMVKIYSEKVQRGLNYAIIDEADSILIDESRTPLIISGGQQNRTPQYQATDHFAKSLSCDTDLKIDLETKQVYLTPEGIAKAENIFSINSLFDIKNTELYHLILNALKANFVFKNGVEYVVQNHEIVLVDQFTGRLMPGRAYSDGLQQSLQAKEHADIEQETVTMATITYQNFFRLYNKLSGMTGTAKTEEEEFIKIYNMRVIQVPTNRPLIRRDEVDYMFANRDAKMQAMMKEIITLHEKGQPILIGTTSVDSSEIVSHYLQKANLKFEMLNAKNHEREADIIVKAGEQGAITLATNMAGRGTDIKLGEGVQEIGGLAVFGVERNEARRIDNQLRGRAGRQGDPGFSRFYVAIDDELMMRFGGDRLRRMFGCLGSDFIQSRMLTRAISNAQKKVEGMNFDQRKNILDYDNVLAQHREAMYTCRDQILAANNLKPIIRKMQYSAAYDLTKIFGNQSHGEWFIHYDELIKGVSDKVVAENVLDKAVMEKMTRDKVAKYVSTKMNDFYLARTEDVPPNVMNQIERNAIISSFDEYWTKHIDQASKLRSGIYLRSYAQTNPLHAYVEEAAKLFEDMQLSIAHEIVIKLANVVIRKVDGDVKVDPMHDTEQEVREFKQKG
- the rpsO gene encoding 30S ribosomal protein S15, whose amino-acid sequence is MASKGKKAELVSKFGKNEKDTGATKVQITILTEDINNLTTHLKVHQKDIVSRRSLLQKVAQRKHLLAYLTKNDFNEYKIIIKELGIRK
- a CDS encoding class I SAM-dependent methyltransferase, whose amino-acid sequence is MDRLSERLLLIAKQVNDKDIICDIGTDHAMIPIYLAKGNLITKAYACDIAEQPLVQTKKNIAKYQLEEIITPILADGLMGLANIKIDSCIISGLGSATILGIFQQDSDLIDRYILCPNDDPMLLRTWIKKQKYFIEKELLLKENNLIYEIIVVNKVAGRKVKNKKDIFFGPWLRKEAHQIFQEKWLLKKDYYLTLLNQIPLKTERHQEIKAKIKMINTVI
- a CDS encoding sigma-70 family RNA polymerase sigma factor, with translation MGLSKKEVRDMKSFDEFKEYIGKYLEENNNEIKQEKLITLINDHFEVDDNDVEEYFDELITNGVEFLDVNLKEIEEAETVELDKVAKKKVNEKLRYKVGGISNETKIQDIIKAYFNILGTSKILTREEEIKYAKMLESTDPEERRFGRDKLITSNLKLVVSVARKHLNRGLDFSDLIEEGNIGLMKAVDKFDYKRGFKFSTYATWWIRQATTRAIADQARTIRIPVHMVETINKLIRIERQLTQELGREPSYNEIAEKMGQGMVGEKVREIKRLSIEPVSLEKPIGDEDDTHFGDFVDDKDIFTPDEYAEKESLREVIDEVFHEILSAREEKVIRMRFGLLPTKLRTVLRLAKECEDETFPKLVQTVKALDIHYDTPIEKVQSQKNTLIDKHLSKYDSPKTLEEVGKEFKVTRERIRQIEAKTIRKFKPNQANSKAKVLKDFFKG
- a CDS encoding Nif3-like dinuclear metal center hexameric protein, producing MLIKKIYQEIETDFPLKAVCKWDYSGHQYGRTNNFATKIIISLDLTSEVINTAIAKKANVIITHHPFCFGKKKTIHRIPYKQKIMNLLTKHQITVYAVHTNYDGLMNELILQELNSVKIVSFKGDDLTKVGYVTLTADEIIAKLKTIFNIETVQHNLTILTQPITTVALAAGAAGNVITKITKDVDLFITGEVKWDQWILANEQQLAVICFNHYMEDFFTTAFMGYLTRKFPTLTIIPYHIKNIINYR
- the dnaG gene encoding DNA primase, translated to MALISNEKIDLIRSKVNIVTVMSEYLLLEKRGRNYWAVCPFHKDSHPSMSISPEKQIYRCFACSAGGNVFTFLKEYENINFIEALKKVAVMANISLDELTVYQEKPKYDATDQLIFEINALARGYFSNNLATKKGHVAKEYLTQRNINNNEIELFQIGYAESGFDHLCHFLIKKGYTINDIQQTGLIAIRNDKVYDYFNERIMFPIKNEDNHIIGFSGRIIGSTSQVAKYLNTPETKVFKKEQLMYNIHRAKPFIRQHNNLILLEGYMDVISLEKLNIKNTVALMGTNLSEYHLKEIKKITLECLVFLDGDKAGINASLKSAVKLLSNKVKVKIVLNETQQDPDELVNSGQGELIQTMLSQAEHPINFALDYFKNKFNLQVANELEKFINIVAPLIKASPNPLEQELAINNLVTITGISKATITIKIEQIKGYQKGPLNSPRPLTSLPKREDNNQPLLRSPAKVNSAPLNTIIVQNTKYKIKNLKRYILAEEKMLLQLLASRKAADFYQKKIGNLNFDGYRLLANDIITYYNEHLGVENVKINILCEEINDPTLKKMLLNIINKSTIKIKYNKKELEDHALLIDDFANEKEIAMLWNKLEKANNMIEQQEISMEIDKLNQRLKFKKG
- the whiA gene encoding DNA-binding protein WhiA, which encodes MKMSFAMEVKEEIVKKEFDQMYQKAFLTGFVKYNMILRISNHFFNFEVSSISNVIIRTIYNFLKNLYQVNIEIIIVQNTKLKKNKTFILRIKERVTEILKDLHIFDADLNQKIIAIPPEWNERQQRAYIAGIFVACGSVNSPETSNYHLEVQFNAEASAQYFRKLLHKFHFPFKIIIRHDRYVCYLKCSILVSDFLKLIDAINSVLTFENTRISRDMVNSINRLNNIEISNQQKALKAGEEQVIMINYLIDHNLFDELNENTKKVALLRITNPDASLQDLSTLLENEIGLEISKSGVNHLFREIKKKYYEM